One window of the Leptospira ryugenii genome contains the following:
- a CDS encoding SPFH domain-containing protein, giving the protein MSYHVIAFWALVTIYLAYKIFRCIRIISAQDVLIVERLGKYSQTLRAGFHIILPFVDRDAYFHTLKEQAIDVEPQICITHDNVQVKVDGVLYLKVIDPVRASYGIQDYKFASILLAQTTMRSVIGTMELDKTIGEKDLINSTIVAALDQASEPWGIKVNRYEILNIVPPKSVLEAMEKEKKAQIVKRSQILLSEGERDSRINRSLGLKEEAINRSEGEKQRRINSAEGKANEIEALAAATAKGIESIANAISDQTGSAAIKLQITKSFIQSFLHVAKENTEILIPADVMNLPNLIANLTEGKKAKT; this is encoded by the coding sequence ATGAGTTATCATGTCATTGCCTTTTGGGCGCTTGTCACCATTTACCTTGCCTACAAAATATTTAGATGCATACGGATCATATCCGCACAAGATGTACTCATCGTGGAGAGGCTAGGTAAATACAGCCAAACTTTACGGGCGGGATTCCATATTATCCTTCCATTTGTTGACCGAGATGCCTACTTCCATACACTAAAGGAACAGGCTATAGATGTAGAACCTCAAATTTGCATTACGCATGACAATGTTCAGGTGAAGGTTGATGGAGTTCTGTATTTAAAAGTAATTGATCCTGTTCGTGCCTCTTATGGGATCCAAGATTATAAATTTGCCTCCATCCTGTTGGCACAAACTACCATGCGTTCCGTAATTGGAACAATGGAATTAGATAAAACCATCGGTGAAAAAGATCTGATCAATAGTACAATTGTAGCAGCATTGGACCAAGCTTCTGAGCCTTGGGGCATAAAAGTGAATCGCTATGAAATTCTAAACATAGTGCCTCCCAAATCTGTCTTGGAAGCAATGGAAAAAGAAAAAAAGGCTCAGATTGTGAAGCGTTCGCAGATTCTACTTTCAGAAGGAGAAAGGGATTCCCGCATCAATCGATCTTTAGGTTTAAAAGAGGAAGCTATCAACCGGTCTGAAGGGGAAAAACAAAGACGTATCAACTCAGCGGAAGGAAAAGCAAATGAAATTGAAGCTTTGGCTGCTGCGACTGCAAAAGGAATTGAATCCATCGCAAATGCAATCTCTGACCAAACTGGTTCGGCAGCAATCAAACTCCAAATCACTAAGTCATTCATTCAGAGTTTCTTGCATGTGGCTAAAGAGAATACGGAAATTCTCATCCCTGCAGATGTGATGAACCTTCCGAATTTGATTGCAAATCTTACGGAAGGAAAAAAAGCAAAAACTTAA
- a CDS encoding SPFH domain-containing protein, which yields MENIAIVLFVLVVYIIRKTIIIVPEQQEFVKERLGVFQGILKPGFYFLIPFIDQIRYRQDLKEQTIDIDPQICITRDNVSVEVDGVLYLKVMDSEKASYGIDNFMLATSQLAQTTLRSEIGKLLFDNLLSERDEINGNVVSNIDRATDAWGIKVTRYELRNITPPKQILLAMEDQMKSERERRAEITISQGEKESLVNKSMGEMQESINISEGEKIRLVNEATGRAKEIELIATATAKGLQMVSEAISKKGGKEAVSLQITQEYLDALGSILKNSKTTVVPENLANIGGVFEGLSRITTKIPQAGEN from the coding sequence ATGGAAAACATAGCCATCGTATTATTCGTGTTGGTGGTTTACATCATACGAAAAACAATCATCATCGTACCTGAGCAACAAGAGTTTGTTAAAGAAAGACTGGGTGTCTTCCAAGGCATTCTCAAACCAGGTTTTTATTTTTTGATTCCGTTTATAGACCAGATTCGCTATCGACAGGATTTGAAAGAACAAACCATAGACATTGACCCGCAGATCTGCATCACACGCGATAACGTTTCTGTAGAAGTGGATGGTGTCTTGTACCTTAAGGTAATGGATAGCGAAAAAGCATCGTATGGAATCGATAATTTTATGTTAGCTACCTCCCAACTAGCACAAACGACTCTACGTTCCGAAATCGGAAAATTGCTCTTCGATAATCTTCTCTCAGAAAGGGATGAAATCAATGGCAATGTGGTATCCAATATCGATAGAGCCACAGATGCTTGGGGGATAAAAGTCACTCGTTATGAACTGAGAAACATCACTCCTCCCAAACAAATCCTATTAGCGATGGAAGACCAAATGAAATCGGAAAGAGAAAGACGAGCTGAAATTACCATCTCCCAAGGAGAAAAAGAATCTCTCGTCAACAAATCAATGGGAGAGATGCAAGAATCAATCAATATCTCGGAAGGTGAAAAGATCCGACTTGTCAATGAAGCAACGGGCCGGGCAAAGGAGATTGAATTGATCGCGACGGCAACTGCGAAAGGCCTACAAATGGTCTCAGAAGCCATTTCCAAAAAAGGGGGAAAGGAAGCTGTAAGCCTTCAGATCACACAAGAATATCTGGATGCACTGGGTTCTATCTTAAAAAATTCCAAAACGACAGTTGTCCCAGAAAACTTAGCTAACATAGGCGGAGTATTTGAAGGACTGTCTCGCATAACTACAAAAATCCCACAAGCAGGAGAGAACTAA
- a CDS encoding NfeD family protein: MDLITESSTLWIISAVIFIALEFVFPGTFIMFLGFGSLVTGLVHLWFPLSFSQQAIVWMVSTLGSLLIGGHFVRKLFRSEKTVDPFVKEDYLNQIVKVEQDILVGQLGGKVRFQGTIWDATTQGKRIPKGSLVRITRRDNLTFFVEPTEPVA; the protein is encoded by the coding sequence TTGGATCTGATTACAGAATCATCTACACTTTGGATCATTTCCGCAGTGATTTTCATCGCTTTGGAATTTGTCTTCCCTGGTACCTTTATTATGTTTTTGGGTTTTGGCTCTCTTGTGACTGGCCTAGTCCACCTTTGGTTCCCTCTCAGTTTTAGCCAACAGGCCATTGTTTGGATGGTCTCTACTTTGGGTTCCCTTCTCATCGGAGGCCATTTTGTCCGAAAGCTCTTTCGATCGGAAAAGACAGTGGATCCCTTTGTGAAAGAAGATTACCTGAACCAAATTGTTAAGGTGGAGCAGGACATACTTGTAGGACAGCTCGGTGGAAAGGTCCGCTTCCAAGGGACAATTTGGGATGCCACAACGCAAGGGAAGAGAATCCCCAAAGGCAGTCTGGTTCGGATCACCAGACGAGACAACCTCACCTTCTTCGTTGAACCAACAGAGCCTGTGGCATAA
- a CDS encoding heme-binding domain-containing protein, whose amino-acid sequence MKLTLAIVGFLLFAIQWIPVDRSQRPEPAPLEAEPEIKSILERSCFDCHSNRSQWPFYSYISPISLFVERHIQEGREELNFSEWESLSLKKKATYAGSIRESIEEGEMPLFSYTILHRNAILSETDRKTLIQWTERIENEYDKESE is encoded by the coding sequence ATGAAACTAACCCTTGCCATCGTAGGATTTCTTTTGTTTGCCATCCAGTGGATCCCTGTTGACCGAAGCCAAAGACCAGAACCTGCGCCTCTCGAGGCCGAACCAGAGATCAAGTCCATCCTAGAACGGAGCTGTTTTGATTGCCATTCGAATCGTAGCCAATGGCCATTCTATTCGTATATTTCTCCCATTTCATTATTTGTTGAGCGGCATATCCAAGAAGGAAGAGAAGAATTGAATTTTTCAGAATGGGAGTCGCTATCCTTGAAGAAAAAGGCTACCTATGCAGGCAGTATAAGAGAAAGTATCGAAGAGGGGGAAATGCCTCTCTTCTCCTACACCATTCTCCATAGAAATGCTATTCTAAGTGAAACTGACCGTAAGACCCTCATCCAGTGGACGGAAAGAATCGAAAATGAATACGACAAGGAATCAGAATGA
- the argH gene encoding argininosuccinate lyase, whose amino-acid sequence MKSKKLWGGRFEEAPSSIMVRMGESISYDKTLFAQDVRGSIAHARMLQKIGILSKVELKKMELGLLQVLKEIKANQFEFKIENEDIHMSIESRLTEIIGDLGKKLHTGRSRNDQVSQDVRLYLKDEIILILESFLSLLAVWIRKAESSIDIIFPGYTHLQIAQPIRASHYFLSHFWANVRDFEEFLASFDRADELVLGSGALAGVNYPTDRVFLQKELRLSAINENSIDGVSQRDHILKFLFSVSQFSLHASRFAEEVILFSSLEFSYFRLPDSLTTGSSIMPQKKNPDIAELIRGKAGRVIGGLNHLMVMIKGTPFAYNRDFQEDKIPLFDAVNQVKLVLEGVREMVRELKILEKNTEKSLKQGFATATDLADWLVKRKGLPFRSSHEIVGELVKRCTEKHWTLDTIPKEERKKIHEALVDPEYEEAISLETSCEKKDVRGGTARRRQIEQISKAKQKLNDLTKQYIQRKGKLK is encoded by the coding sequence ATGAAATCTAAAAAACTTTGGGGAGGTCGTTTTGAAGAAGCTCCTTCTTCGATAATGGTGCGCATGGGGGAGTCCATTTCCTATGATAAAACTTTGTTTGCACAAGACGTACGCGGTTCCATTGCGCATGCCCGGATGTTACAAAAGATAGGTATTCTTTCGAAAGTAGAACTCAAAAAAATGGAATTAGGTCTCTTACAAGTTTTAAAAGAGATCAAAGCGAATCAATTTGAATTTAAAATTGAAAATGAAGACATTCATATGTCGATTGAATCTCGTTTAACGGAGATTATTGGGGATTTAGGAAAAAAGTTACACACGGGAAGGTCTCGGAATGACCAGGTCTCACAAGATGTACGACTCTATTTGAAAGATGAGATTATCTTGATCTTAGAATCGTTCCTTAGTCTTTTGGCTGTTTGGATCCGAAAGGCAGAATCGTCCATCGATATTATCTTTCCTGGCTATACCCATTTGCAAATTGCACAGCCTATACGGGCTTCTCATTATTTCTTATCACATTTTTGGGCCAATGTCCGCGACTTTGAAGAATTTCTGGCTAGTTTCGATAGAGCAGATGAGCTTGTCTTAGGATCGGGCGCCTTGGCGGGTGTGAACTACCCAACAGACCGTGTGTTTTTACAGAAAGAGCTCCGGTTATCGGCAATCAATGAAAATTCGATCGATGGCGTATCCCAAAGAGATCACATTTTAAAATTTTTATTTTCCGTTTCTCAGTTTTCTTTACATGCATCCCGTTTTGCAGAGGAAGTGATTCTATTTTCTTCTTTAGAATTTTCTTATTTTCGTTTGCCTGACTCACTCACAACTGGTTCCTCAATTATGCCACAGAAAAAAAATCCAGATATTGCGGAATTGATCCGTGGAAAAGCAGGAAGGGTCATAGGGGGACTCAACCATTTGATGGTGATGATCAAGGGTACTCCCTTTGCCTACAACCGAGATTTCCAAGAAGATAAAATTCCATTATTTGATGCCGTAAACCAAGTAAAACTGGTGTTAGAAGGTGTGAGAGAGATGGTAAGAGAACTAAAAATCTTAGAAAAAAACACGGAAAAGAGTCTGAAGCAAGGTTTTGCAACAGCAACCGATTTGGCAGATTGGTTAGTAAAACGAAAAGGTTTACCATTTCGTAGTTCACACGAAATTGTGGGCGAACTCGTGAAGCGTTGCACGGAAAAGCATTGGACTCTCGATACAATTCCCAAGGAAGAAAGGAAAAAAATACATGAAGCACTCGTAGACCCAGAATACGAAGAAGCCATTTCTCTAGAGACTTCTTGTGAAAAGAAAGATGTTAGAGGTGGGACTGCCAGAAGACGGCAGATAGAACAAATCTCTAAAGCTAAGCAGAAATTAAATGATTTAACCAAACAATACATACAAAGAAAAGGAAAGCTCAAATGA
- a CDS encoding peptidylprolyl isomerase, translating into MINTIRTILFLGFLVALGFTACSNQKFKKLTYEPVSYGKINVVVRKLETSYAKLPEKPAIYAIINTNVGDLVLELYHEAAPKTVQNFIDLAQGEKEFRTEKGTEKRPFYDGLKFHRVIKDFMAQGGCPRGDGTGGPGYQFEDEINGKALGLGAVKVKEAPQYQTQLQRLIFTEFNIQTKQDLDAKGAEVEEAYVQALELPVLEVLHRVGYRFNEVLPSKPPVRGSLAMANAGPNTNGSQFFINQVDTPHLTGIHTVFGQLVSGWDVLDRIIEKGNLQTTIKHISIIDKRI; encoded by the coding sequence ATGATCAATACGATACGAACTATATTATTTTTAGGATTCCTAGTTGCCCTAGGCTTTACAGCATGTTCCAATCAAAAATTTAAGAAACTCACGTATGAACCTGTTTCGTATGGAAAAATAAATGTAGTCGTTCGCAAGTTGGAAACAAGCTATGCCAAATTGCCCGAAAAACCAGCCATATACGCCATTATCAATACAAACGTGGGGGATTTGGTCTTGGAATTGTACCATGAGGCCGCTCCCAAAACGGTGCAAAATTTTATTGATTTAGCTCAAGGTGAAAAAGAGTTTCGAACGGAAAAAGGTACCGAAAAACGGCCGTTTTACGATGGATTGAAATTCCACAGAGTCATCAAAGATTTTATGGCACAAGGTGGTTGCCCGAGGGGAGATGGAACAGGTGGTCCTGGCTATCAGTTTGAAGATGAAATCAATGGTAAGGCCTTGGGGCTAGGTGCAGTCAAAGTAAAGGAGGCTCCTCAATACCAGACACAACTCCAAAGGTTAATCTTTACCGAGTTTAACATCCAAACCAAACAAGATTTAGATGCAAAGGGTGCAGAGGTTGAAGAGGCATACGTGCAGGCATTGGAACTACCGGTTTTGGAAGTTTTGCATAGGGTTGGTTACCGATTTAATGAAGTTTTACCGAGTAAACCTCCTGTAAGAGGCTCTCTTGCGATGGCAAATGCTGGTCCAAATACAAATGGTTCACAATTTTTTATTAACCAAGTAGATACTCCGCATCTAACTGGGATTCATACTGTATTTGGTCAGCTGGTAAGTGGCTGGGATGTACTAGATAGAATCATAGAGAAAGGGAATTTACAGACTACCATCAAACATATCAGTATCATTGATAAACGAATATGA
- the fliM gene encoding flagellar motor switch protein FliM: MTEILSQDEIDALLNAISSGEVSEDEYSSVGEQKKVKIYDFKRPDKFSKDQIRTLQMMHETFARLATTGLSAQLRALVVVHVASVDQLTYEEFIRSIPNPTTLAVINMDPLRGSAILEIDPSISFTIIDRLFGGKGESSKVNRELSDIELSVMEGIIVRILGNLRESWSTVIDLRPRLGNIETNPQFAQVVPPNDMVVLITLETKVGEVEGMTNLCIPYITIEPIINKLSAQYWYSSIRKGEVDENRAVIQERLDQVKIPLISEVGSVDISLNDLMNLQLGDVIKLENTPIKSDLTVKVGDRSKFKATPGKVGNRLAIQIGDSIEDIPDELLGSTRSEQEY; this comes from the coding sequence ATGACCGAAATCCTTTCTCAAGATGAAATTGATGCTCTGTTAAATGCGATCTCCTCAGGTGAAGTTTCTGAGGATGAATACTCCTCTGTAGGCGAACAAAAGAAAGTCAAAATTTATGACTTTAAAAGGCCAGACAAGTTTTCGAAAGACCAGATCCGTACGCTTCAGATGATGCATGAAACCTTTGCTCGTTTGGCCACTACGGGTTTATCTGCTCAGCTGCGTGCCCTAGTTGTGGTCCACGTGGCCTCGGTTGACCAGTTAACCTATGAAGAATTCATTCGTTCCATTCCCAACCCAACCACTCTGGCCGTGATCAATATGGACCCCCTCCGTGGATCGGCTATCTTAGAAATTGACCCTTCTATCTCCTTTACGATCATAGATCGTTTGTTTGGTGGTAAAGGTGAATCTTCCAAAGTAAATCGAGAACTTTCCGATATCGAACTTTCAGTAATGGAAGGTATCATCGTTCGAATTTTAGGGAACTTACGTGAATCATGGTCTACTGTAATTGATTTACGCCCTCGTTTAGGGAATATTGAAACAAACCCGCAGTTTGCGCAGGTGGTTCCTCCGAATGACATGGTGGTTTTGATTACTCTAGAAACAAAAGTAGGAGAAGTTGAAGGGATGACTAACCTTTGTATTCCCTATATCACCATTGAGCCAATCATCAATAAACTATCAGCGCAGTATTGGTATTCCTCCATCCGAAAAGGAGAGGTAGATGAGAATAGGGCCGTCATCCAGGAACGACTTGACCAAGTCAAGATTCCGCTGATTTCAGAAGTGGGCTCCGTAGACATTTCGTTAAACGATCTTATGAATTTACAATTGGGTGATGTTATCAAGTTGGAAAATACTCCTATCAAATCAGATCTTACGGTAAAGGTCGGAGACAGAAGTAAATTCAAGGCCACTCCAGGAAAGGTGGGGAATCGTTTGGCAATTCAAATCGGTGATAGCATTGAAGACATTCCAGACGAACTGCTTGGTTCTACAAGATCCGAACAGGAATATTGA
- a CDS encoding alkaline phosphatase family protein, whose translation MHRTWVQFLILFWIGCGSILFANPKTKQKIKPKTIIISVDGFPYYYWSKQEHRQHFPHLTRIFEKYGVFPLETVNPSVTYPAHTSMVTGKDPIEHGIYNNTLSDPFDRNDGGWMWYAEDIQVPTLWTLAKDRGKKTANVFWPVTVGASIDWNLPQYWRKKIPEDDKLLRALSTKGLHKEAESKVGTPLNDVTKDEIKLKTASYLYKTYQPDLLFVYTTDLDSMHHAYGPSSEQALKRLTEIDKALQEFFVSLGVFSKGGPNLILVSDHGFFSAEEVCAPNVILKQRGYIQDESSTYKLTFKSSGGIAILLPGEGTSISEEEVESIAKEIVSVCTGATWLSFRNGEKPENLSEMEMQRLKRLNTLHPKAIGILQTKQALFFSGSRKGEVYSKSSKKIHGHGYWNDMEEMKTIGFVYSANGNKYKMSSVKDIFTIVKDMMQLDRNSIQKQKPKSKK comes from the coding sequence ATGCATCGAACATGGGTTCAATTTTTGATCCTATTCTGGATTGGGTGTGGAAGTATTTTATTTGCGAATCCAAAAACCAAACAAAAAATAAAGCCCAAAACCATCATCATTTCTGTGGATGGTTTTCCCTACTACTACTGGTCCAAACAAGAACATAGGCAACACTTTCCTCATCTTACTCGTATATTCGAGAAATATGGAGTCTTTCCCTTAGAGACTGTCAATCCCTCTGTGACGTATCCTGCGCATACCTCTATGGTGACAGGAAAGGATCCCATTGAACATGGCATCTATAACAACACTCTATCCGATCCATTTGACCGAAACGACGGTGGTTGGATGTGGTATGCAGAAGACATACAAGTCCCGACACTCTGGACTCTCGCAAAAGATCGGGGCAAAAAAACGGCAAATGTATTTTGGCCAGTGACAGTAGGCGCCTCGATCGATTGGAATCTACCCCAGTACTGGCGAAAGAAAATTCCAGAGGACGATAAACTTCTCCGCGCGCTTTCGACAAAAGGTCTACACAAGGAAGCTGAATCTAAAGTAGGTACTCCCTTAAATGATGTAACAAAAGATGAAATCAAATTAAAGACAGCTTCCTATCTATACAAAACCTACCAACCAGATCTACTCTTTGTTTATACCACGGATTTGGATAGTATGCACCATGCTTATGGACCTAGTTCTGAACAGGCACTCAAACGTTTGACGGAAATCGACAAGGCCTTACAGGAATTCTTCGTCTCATTAGGAGTGTTTTCTAAAGGTGGTCCAAACCTTATCTTAGTGTCAGACCATGGATTTTTTTCTGCTGAGGAAGTTTGTGCACCGAATGTAATACTGAAACAAAGAGGCTATATCCAAGACGAATCCTCAACTTACAAACTCACGTTTAAAAGTTCGGGTGGCATTGCAATTTTATTGCCCGGAGAAGGAACATCTATCTCTGAAGAAGAAGTGGAAAGCATTGCAAAGGAAATTGTAAGTGTATGTACAGGCGCGACTTGGTTATCTTTTCGCAATGGAGAGAAACCAGAGAATCTATCGGAAATGGAAATGCAAAGGTTGAAAAGACTCAACACTCTCCATCCGAAAGCGATAGGAATTTTACAAACGAAGCAAGCTCTCTTTTTTTCAGGGTCGAGAAAAGGCGAAGTCTATTCCAAATCTTCCAAAAAAATCCATGGCCATGGGTACTGGAATGATATGGAGGAGATGAAAACGATAGGATTTGTCTATTCAGCGAATGGAAATAAGTACAAAATGTCCTCAGTTAAGGACATTTTCACAATTGTAAAAGACATGATGCAGCTGGATAGAAACTCGATTCAAAAACAAAAACCAAAGTCTAAAAAGTAA
- a CDS encoding ferredoxin: MKKAYVDKDNCTSCNQCADNLPKYFMMDEDDLSQTHISGSSINDALIPLDDISKVQKEMDECPGECIHWKKH, from the coding sequence ATGAAAAAAGCCTACGTAGACAAAGACAATTGTACATCTTGTAACCAGTGTGCTGATAACTTACCAAAGTATTTTATGATGGATGAGGATGATCTATCCCAGACTCATATCTCAGGATCTTCGATCAATGATGCACTGATACCTCTAGATGATATTTCTAAAGTACAAAAAGAAATGGATGAATGCCCAGGCGAATGCATCCATTGGAAGAAACATTGA
- a CDS encoding SemiSWEET transporter — protein MELLIGYIAAILTTLSYLPQVLRVILTKQTRDISRNMYLLQGLGVFLWLCYGVLLTNLPIILANAVTLGFVLTILYYKISEEKENETA, from the coding sequence ATGGAACTACTGATTGGTTATATCGCGGCCATTCTCACGACTCTTTCTTATTTACCTCAAGTACTCCGAGTGATCCTCACAAAACAAACCAGGGATATTTCCAGAAATATGTATCTATTGCAAGGTCTTGGTGTTTTTCTTTGGCTTTGCTACGGGGTTCTTTTGACCAACTTGCCCATCATACTAGCAAATGCCGTCACTTTAGGATTTGTTCTTACGATCCTCTATTATAAAATTTCTGAAGAAAAGGAGAATGAAACAGCATGA
- the queF gene encoding preQ(1) synthase: protein MSEKKSNSLYEDRQDHIPQLETPKIEWFQNVYAGEEYKVEFTIPEFTAVCPKTGLPDFGTIMIEYIPREKCLELKSLKEYFLAYRNIGIFHENVVNKVLEDLVKAVDPMYLKVVGDYNVRGGVKTIVRREYIAT from the coding sequence ATGTCGGAAAAAAAATCCAATTCTTTATACGAAGATAGACAGGACCACATACCCCAATTGGAAACCCCGAAAATCGAATGGTTTCAGAATGTGTATGCTGGAGAGGAATACAAGGTAGAATTTACGATTCCCGAGTTCACTGCCGTCTGCCCCAAGACGGGCTTGCCCGACTTTGGAACGATTATGATCGAATACATACCTAGAGAAAAATGTTTGGAATTGAAATCCTTAAAAGAATACTTTCTGGCTTACCGAAATATTGGAATTTTTCATGAGAATGTTGTAAACAAGGTACTAGAAGACCTTGTAAAAGCAGTTGATCCCATGTATTTGAAAGTCGTAGGTGATTACAATGTGCGCGGTGGTGTCAAAACGATCGTTCGTAGGGAGTACATTGCAACTTAA